The Xylanibacillus composti genome has a window encoding:
- a CDS encoding VOC family protein, with the protein MKPRISVLTLGVADLERSLRFYRDGLGWPTEGIIGREFEHGAVAFFDLQAGVKLAIWNRRDLAHEAKVPLGSPSSTEMTIGHNVGSKEEVDQIMALAEKAGAVIPDPAHDTFWGGYSGHFLDPDGHLWEVVWNPAWEFEV; encoded by the coding sequence ATGAAACCGCGCATTTCTGTATTGACATTAGGCGTAGCGGATTTGGAGAGGTCTCTGCGTTTTTATCGGGATGGATTGGGATGGCCGACTGAGGGGATTATTGGCCGGGAATTTGAGCATGGGGCTGTCGCTTTTTTCGATTTGCAGGCAGGGGTGAAACTGGCCATTTGGAACCGCCGCGATCTGGCGCATGAAGCGAAGGTTCCGCTCGGGTCTCCAAGCTCCACGGAAATGACGATTGGCCATAATGTAGGGAGCAAGGAAGAAGTCGATCAAATTATGGCGCTGGCGGAGAAAGCCGGTGCCGTCATTCCGGACCCGGCGCATGATACGTTCTGGGGCGGATACTCCGGCCATTTCCTGGACCCAGACGGACATTTGTGGGAAGTGGTGTGGAATCCGGCGTGGGAGTTTGAAGTGTAA
- a CDS encoding helix-turn-helix domain-containing protein has product MLRKRRAFLQECGVRPKELLDIVRFQGALRELYQQASPSFADIAIQYGYYDQSHLIQHFKRYYGMSPGQICW; this is encoded by the coding sequence CTGCTACGGAAGCGCAGAGCGTTTCTGCAGGAGTGCGGCGTCCGCCCGAAGGAATTGCTGGACATTGTCCGCTTTCAAGGCGCGCTTAGGGAACTGTACCAGCAAGCTTCGCCATCGTTCGCGGACATCGCCATCCAATACGGCTATTATGACCAATCGCATCTGATCCAGCACTTCAAGCGTTACTACGGCATGTCTCCGGGACAGATCTGCTGGTAA
- a CDS encoding NAD(P)-dependent alcohol dehydrogenase yields the protein MNAVLCTQYGPPEVLKLQKVRKPEPRDNEVLIRIRATTVTAGDIRIRAFRSPALMWLPMRLVLGITKPRKPILGVELSGEIEAIGSKVTRFKAGDQVFAMTGMKFGAHAEYLALPEKGLIAIKPEQVSFETAASVLYGGTTALHFLRKGNIRSGQKVMVYGASGTVGTLTVQLAKYFGAEVTGVCSTGNLEMVKALGADKVIDYTKENFTETGERYDMIFDAVGKTTKAHCEKALAAGGAFVTVGGMEVARELMEDVLLLQKLLAEGKIKSVIDRTYTLEQMVEAHRYVENGRKKGSVVIQVL from the coding sequence ATGAATGCAGTTCTATGCACGCAATACGGTCCGCCCGAAGTACTGAAGCTGCAAAAGGTCAGGAAACCGGAGCCCCGTGACAATGAGGTGCTGATCAGGATTCGCGCGACAACCGTTACAGCCGGGGACATCCGGATTCGCGCGTTTCGGAGCCCGGCTTTGATGTGGCTGCCCATGCGCCTTGTGCTAGGCATAACAAAGCCGAGGAAGCCCATTTTGGGAGTAGAATTGTCGGGAGAGATCGAAGCGATTGGCAGCAAGGTAACGAGATTCAAAGCAGGCGATCAGGTTTTCGCCATGACCGGGATGAAATTCGGCGCTCATGCAGAGTACCTGGCTTTGCCTGAGAAGGGTCTCATTGCGATAAAACCGGAGCAAGTATCCTTCGAAACAGCCGCTTCCGTCCTTTATGGGGGAACGACAGCCCTCCATTTTTTGCGAAAAGGAAACATACGAAGCGGGCAAAAGGTGATGGTTTATGGAGCTTCGGGTACGGTTGGAACCTTGACAGTGCAGCTTGCCAAGTATTTCGGAGCGGAAGTGACAGGTGTTTGCAGCACAGGCAATTTGGAAATGGTAAAGGCTCTGGGAGCGGATAAGGTCATCGATTACACGAAGGAGAATTTTACCGAAACCGGAGAGCGCTACGACATGATCTTTGACGCCGTTGGCAAAACCACGAAAGCGCATTGTGAGAAGGCTCTGGCTGCGGGCGGGGCATTTGTAACCGTGGGCGGAATGGAGGTTGCCCGGGAGCTTATGGAAGATGTCTTGCTGCTGCAGAAGCTTCTGGCTGAAGGGAAGATCAAGTCGGTCATAGACAGAACCTATACGCTGGAACAAATGGTTGAAGCACACAGATACGTAGAGAACGGACGCAAAAAGGGCAGTGTTGTTATCCAAGTCCTTTGA
- a CDS encoding LuxR C-terminal-related transcriptional regulator codes for MMSIVRTKLHPPMPKAGTVVRPRLFEQLNESLSRKLTVISAAAGYGKSTLVGEWIAACKLPFGWLSLDAGDNDPDRLFAHLICAWQGLSPHARESLLAWLQSQQSPSPDYIVAAMLHHTTTVSDPCILVLDDYHVIESDSLHKAIAFFIERMPAHMHVVIVTREEPRLPLARLRVQKQLTEIRAADLRFTPAEATAFFAQLDGLTLGEDDILQLQSRTEGWIAGLQLAALSLQGQEDPSEYIQSFTGTHSFVVDYLLEEVLQQQSHAIQSFLMRTSILDRMCGSLCDALLEADDGEQEAPSLSGQETLELLERANLFLIPLDHERRWYRYHHLFADLLRQRLGRRRTGSARDLTWRPAELHIRASEWFEQHGLELEAFHHAATGGDLERAARLLEGKGMPLLFRGMVSPVLRWLDSLTEAELDARPSLRVLYASGLLMTGRMSEAEQKLHGLDPVLRLAEKEEGVRDLAGHVASVRAAIAVSRHQAEEIVIEAQRALEYLHPDNLPVRAAASWALGYAYQLQGNRDLARQYYSEARENSQKIRHVAIAVMATIGAGYIEESGNQLVAAAETYRQALEWAGNPPMPAACDAHLGLARISYEWNDLVEAWRHGKLAAELAQHLEHTDKFIEAELFLARLSLTQGETSEAEAIVTRAKQSARLQRYDRQLPNIAELQAMLLLRRGDRDGAARLARSHKLHMCLARVCLAQGEPLAALKALEPLRVKAEQSGSMAIGLQTMVLQARAQYESGERTAAVQALAEALKIAEPEGFVRLFLDEGKSMTGLLRDSVANGSSSHAYAARLLAETEAEECRRAAVSGLASKQAAHPLIEPLSPRELEVLRLIAQGCSNREIGERLFLALSTVKGYNRNIFDKLQVSRRTEAVARAREWGVL; via the coding sequence ATGATGTCAATTGTACGAACAAAACTGCATCCCCCGATGCCAAAAGCAGGAACGGTTGTCCGTCCCCGCCTTTTCGAACAGTTGAATGAAAGTTTGTCCCGCAAACTTACGGTGATCTCCGCCGCCGCCGGCTACGGGAAATCTACACTGGTTGGCGAATGGATCGCTGCATGCAAGCTGCCATTCGGTTGGCTGTCACTGGATGCTGGCGATAACGATCCTGACCGTTTGTTTGCACATCTCATTTGTGCATGGCAGGGTTTATCGCCTCATGCGAGAGAAAGCTTGTTGGCATGGCTCCAATCCCAGCAGTCGCCATCTCCTGATTATATCGTTGCCGCTATGCTCCATCACACTACTACCGTGTCGGATCCGTGCATTCTTGTATTGGACGATTATCATGTGATTGAGTCGGATTCGCTTCACAAGGCAATCGCCTTCTTCATCGAACGAATGCCCGCACACATGCATGTGGTGATCGTCACCCGTGAGGAGCCGCGCCTTCCGCTGGCCCGACTGCGCGTTCAGAAGCAACTGACCGAAATACGCGCGGCTGATTTGCGCTTTACCCCAGCTGAAGCGACTGCTTTTTTCGCTCAGCTGGATGGACTCACTCTGGGTGAGGATGATATCCTGCAGCTTCAATCACGCACAGAAGGATGGATAGCCGGCTTGCAATTGGCAGCGCTCTCCTTGCAAGGACAGGAAGATCCCTCGGAGTATATTCAATCCTTCACGGGCACGCATTCCTTCGTAGTCGACTACCTGCTGGAAGAAGTGCTGCAGCAGCAATCACATGCCATACAATCCTTTTTGATGCGCACCTCGATTTTGGATCGAATGTGCGGTTCGCTTTGCGATGCTTTGCTTGAAGCGGATGACGGGGAACAAGAGGCTCCTTCCTTATCCGGGCAAGAGACATTGGAACTTCTCGAGCGTGCGAACCTGTTCCTTATCCCTCTTGACCATGAGCGGCGCTGGTACCGTTATCACCATCTGTTCGCTGATTTGCTGAGACAGCGGCTGGGTCGTCGCCGTACCGGATCGGCAAGAGACCTAACCTGGCGCCCGGCTGAATTGCATATTAGGGCGAGCGAATGGTTCGAACAGCATGGCTTGGAATTAGAGGCGTTCCATCACGCTGCAACCGGCGGTGATCTTGAACGCGCTGCCCGCCTTCTGGAGGGGAAGGGCATGCCCCTGCTGTTTCGCGGCATGGTCTCACCCGTTCTCCGTTGGCTGGATTCGTTGACAGAGGCTGAGCTGGACGCAAGGCCCTCCTTGCGAGTTCTGTATGCTTCAGGCTTGCTGATGACGGGGCGCATGAGCGAGGCGGAACAGAAGCTGCATGGCTTAGATCCTGTGCTGCGGCTTGCCGAGAAAGAGGAAGGTGTTCGCGATTTGGCCGGACATGTCGCATCTGTTCGGGCTGCCATAGCCGTTAGCCGGCATCAAGCAGAGGAAATTGTCATCGAGGCCCAACGCGCTCTGGAATATTTGCATCCGGACAATCTACCGGTGCGAGCTGCTGCTTCCTGGGCGCTGGGATACGCCTATCAGCTGCAGGGAAATCGCGATTTGGCCAGACAGTATTACAGCGAAGCGCGAGAGAACAGCCAGAAGATCAGGCATGTCGCGATTGCGGTTATGGCAACGATTGGCGCAGGATATATCGAGGAATCGGGAAATCAGCTTGTCGCCGCTGCGGAAACCTATCGGCAAGCCTTGGAATGGGCGGGGAATCCGCCGATGCCGGCAGCATGCGATGCGCATTTGGGGCTGGCGCGCATTTCATATGAGTGGAACGATCTCGTCGAGGCCTGGCGGCATGGAAAGCTGGCAGCCGAATTGGCGCAGCATCTGGAACATACGGACAAGTTCATAGAAGCCGAACTATTTTTGGCGCGTTTGAGTCTGACGCAAGGGGAGACAAGCGAAGCCGAGGCGATTGTGACTAGAGCCAAACAATCGGCGCGGCTGCAAAGATATGACAGGCAGCTTCCGAACATTGCCGAACTGCAGGCAATGCTGCTGCTTCGCCGGGGAGATCGGGATGGAGCTGCCCGGCTGGCGCGAAGCCATAAGCTGCACATGTGCCTTGCCAGAGTTTGCCTGGCCCAAGGGGAACCGTTAGCGGCCCTGAAGGCGCTGGAGCCTTTGCGAGTGAAGGCTGAGCAGAGCGGTTCAATGGCTATCGGGCTTCAGACCATGGTTTTGCAGGCCCGCGCACAGTATGAGAGCGGCGAAAGGACGGCGGCCGTTCAAGCGCTGGCTGAAGCATTGAAAATTGCGGAGCCGGAGGGCTTTGTCAGGCTTTTTCTAGATGAAGGGAAGAGCATGACAGGGCTGCTGCGGGACTCAGTAGCGAACGGAAGCAGTTCGCACGCGTATGCGGCAAGGCTGCTGGCCGAGACGGAAGCGGAGGAGTGCAGGCGTGCCGCCGTATCGGGCCTTGCCTCAAAGCAGGCTGCGCATCCCCTCATCGAGCCCTTGAGCCCGCGCGAGCTGGAAGTGCTGCGCCTCATTGCGCAAGGCTGCTCCAACCGGGAAATTGGCGAGCGGCTCTTCCTTGCGCTCAGCACAGTCAAGGGATATAACCGGAATATCTTCGACAAGCTGCAGGTGTCGCGGCGGACGGAAGCCGTTGCCCGTGCGCGCGAATGGGGCGTTCTTTGA
- a CDS encoding stalk domain-containing protein, which yields MNISKRVLIIILALTVLTTASVTAATVHKQLTATERQDFTIEVDGLPQTITDARGNRVYPVVINGTTYLPLRSTAQLVGLPVTWDADSLTVKLGEQESSGPKYLFDQQLKGTKYQMKVNDPTLLVVNTDEGQQTFKNGISHSIWNGTMSASDYTRMENFDVSGATKITLTAYSPERDAEVIISGENAKDIVASFEVSKGTIVTKTYQLDGRHEISFGINGTNSGGTAADAYIFDAFVE from the coding sequence ATGAACATCAGCAAGCGAGTACTCATCATTATCTTGGCACTTACGGTTTTGACAACGGCAAGCGTGACGGCGGCCACTGTACACAAGCAATTGACAGCAACGGAAAGGCAAGATTTCACCATCGAAGTAGACGGTCTGCCGCAAACGATTACAGATGCCAGAGGCAACAGGGTATACCCCGTAGTAATCAATGGAACTACATACCTGCCGTTGCGGTCGACAGCTCAATTAGTAGGTCTTCCTGTGACCTGGGATGCCGATTCGCTAACAGTAAAACTGGGCGAGCAAGAATCGTCCGGACCGAAATACTTGTTCGACCAGCAGTTGAAAGGCACCAAATATCAAATGAAGGTCAATGACCCGACCCTCTTGGTCGTGAACACGGATGAAGGCCAGCAAACGTTCAAAAACGGCATTTCCCACAGCATCTGGAATGGCACTATGAGCGCTTCCGACTATACGCGAATGGAAAATTTCGATGTCTCCGGAGCCACTAAAATCACCTTGACCGCTTACAGCCCAGAACGGGATGCTGAGGTTATCATTTCCGGAGAAAATGCCAAAGACATCGTAGCCAGCTTCGAAGTAAGCAAAGGCACGATTGTAACAAAGACCTACCAATTGGACGGCAGGCATGAAATCTCGTTCGGCATTAACGGCACGAATAGCGGCGGTACTGCTGCCGATGCTTATATCTTTGACGCTTTTGTAGAGTAA
- a CDS encoding TetR/AcrR family transcriptional regulator, which yields MARYKEEQAKQIREERKDQILNAALTVFAEYGIEGTKMNMIAKAAGLSHGLMYHYFKSKEEVLITSLQWAMNGAEVFIEEVRSSKDSPLGKIAHFTRSALTADNHVIFRVIQSCINHSNLDEATQRLIEHTTAEYVRLLVPILIEGQERGEVIDEDPDKLANLYLTILSGLIADDVGWLQQDLDWNIRMLLRVIQK from the coding sequence ATGGCTCGATATAAAGAAGAGCAAGCCAAGCAGATTCGGGAAGAACGCAAGGATCAAATACTCAATGCCGCCTTGACTGTTTTTGCAGAGTACGGGATCGAAGGCACGAAAATGAACATGATTGCGAAGGCTGCCGGTTTAAGCCATGGCCTCATGTACCATTATTTCAAGTCCAAAGAGGAAGTCCTGATAACAAGCCTGCAATGGGCAATGAACGGGGCCGAAGTATTCATCGAGGAAGTACGCTCATCGAAGGATTCTCCCTTGGGCAAAATTGCGCATTTCACCAGATCCGCCCTTACCGCCGACAATCACGTCATCTTTCGGGTGATTCAAAGCTGTATCAACCATTCGAATTTAGATGAGGCGACCCAGAGGCTGATTGAACATACCACAGCGGAGTATGTCCGGCTGCTGGTGCCCATATTGATTGAAGGGCAGGAGCGCGGCGAAGTCATCGACGAAGACCCGGACAAGCTGGCCAACTTGTATTTGACGATACTATCTGGACTGATCGCTGACGATGTAGGATGGCTTCAACAGGATTTGGATTGGAATATACGCATGCTGCTCCGAGTTATACAGAAATAA